One region of Sylvia atricapilla isolate bSylAtr1 chromosome Z, bSylAtr1.pri, whole genome shotgun sequence genomic DNA includes:
- the LYSMD3 gene encoding LOW QUALITY PROTEIN: lysM and putative peptidoglycan-binding domain-containing protein 3 (The sequence of the model RefSeq protein was modified relative to this genomic sequence to represent the inferred CDS: inserted 1 base in 1 codon) produces MAGRGAGSGTQPPALAQPLAGGHLYPFVSAESEGPEEEGEVSELRPRGREKVRRSASRDRLDDIVLLTKDIREGDTLNAIALQFCCSVADIKRVNNLINDQDFFALRSVKIPVKKFSVLTETHISPKGRPALLPALCSPEVQETSLCDKFSANETAGNFLKEVDRDIEEIVKCNDTKRENLNEVVSALAAQQICFETDGKTKKCKDPYYGADWGIGWWTAVVIMLIIGIVTPXFYLLYYEVLVKADVSHHSTMESSHLFVTAVSHQKEIENGINPTNIVKVDNQGDLQH; encoded by the exons ATGGCCGGCAGAGGCGCCGGCAGCGGCACGCAGCCGCCCGCTCTGGCGCAGCCGCTGGCCGGCGGTCACCTGTACCCCTTCGTGAGCGCGGAGAGCGAGGGGCCCGAGGAGGAGGGCGAGGTGTCGGAACTGCGGCCGCGGGGCAGGGAGAAGGTCCGGCGGAGCGCGTCGAGGGACAGACTGGATGATATCGTCCTGCTGACGAAGGACATCCGCGAAGGGGACACGCTGAACGCGATCGcgctgcagttctgctgctcg gtTGCAGATATCAAGAGAGTTAACAATCTTATCAACGATCAAGATTTTTTTGCCCTGAGGTCTGTCAAAATTCCAGTGAAAAAGTTCAGTGTATTGACTGAAACCCACATATCTCCAAAAGGAAGACCAGCtcttctgcctgctctgtgttCCCCAGAAGTACAGGAAACATCTCTTTGTGATAAATTCTCTGCTAATGAGACTGCTGGCAACTTCTTAAAAGAGGTTGATCGAGATATAGAAGAAATAGTGAAGTGTAATGATACAAAGAGAGAGAATCTGAATGAAGTTGTTTCTGCTTTAGCAGCCCAACAGATCTGTTTTGAAACTGatggtaaaacaaaaaagtgcaAGGATCCTTACTACGGAGCAGACTGGGGTATAGGATGGTGGACAGCAGTAGTGATTATGTTGATTATTGGCATAGTAACTC GTTTTTATCTCCTGTATTATGAAGTTCTAGTGAAAGCAGATGTCAGTCACCATTCTACAATGGAATCTTCCCATTTGTTTGTCACAGCAGTATCGCAtcagaaagaaattgaaaatggaataaatccAACAAATATTGTGAAAGTTGATAATCAAGGAGACCTTCAGCACTAA